The Dermacentor silvarum isolate Dsil-2018 chromosome 11, BIME_Dsil_1.4, whole genome shotgun sequence region tatatatatatatatatatatatataaagtagaCAATGAACTAATAGACATTAGAACTAATGACAAAAGCCGTGCAAATTGGGAAACTTTTGTACTGTGTCTCGGAGCAAACTCTTGATGTTTCctattaaaatacatgtaaaacagaCGTACACTCTACTCACAAAACATGGCGTACCATATTTTATTCGAGAAGGCTCAAACGTCCTTAATTGTAACTTAATAATCCAGTAGCAGGAGACGTGCCGCAATTGTATGAATTACTTCCGATGGAGCGTTTACGACTGAGGTAGTTTGCGTGGCTGCAATATACTCAGCATTAGAAAACCACGCCCTAAATAAGATTACGCCCTTTGGGGCGACCTTGTCTCTACCAAAACTGCAATTAGACTTTTGTTCCATACGTCCTGGTCGGTCTGTTACTTGCGCGGTAGATGTAGCTGTTGGTATGCATGCGTTAATGACATGCCAATCCAACCCGACTACACATGCCCAGAGAGagagcactttatttgcacccgtcagagagtatgggtgaccGGGGTGAGACGCAActccccctttcaccgcctacctcccccctagacatcggccggaatcagttggcttccggcttCCAACGCTCAGCCAACTAGTCACCCCAATGGTAACTAGAATTGACCAACTGGCAGAACAACATGCCCAGAAGAACAAACATAAAACGGCATTCCGAAGTGCTTGTTTGCAATCTGGCTGTGCGGCACCTGCTGTGAAGACCGAACGCGACATTGCGTGAAGGACCGTAGGTCTAGCCGAGCGAGCAGACGACACACAGGCTAGAGCAGCGCGCATGCGCCGAGACCGTGGGGTGACGACATGCGTCGTCTGCTATTAGTCACAACGATGGCGACTGACAACGTTCGTTTCCTCAAGGACACGCTGTAGAGAGTCGAGCCCGATTGCTGTGCAAATGCCCTCACGCCTCATGAAGAGCGCAGGCGTCAAGAAAACACAACCAGGAATATGAAACATTGTGCCTTTATTTATACGGCAGCATTCGTATGTTGCAAGAGTATGCAGACACACCCACTACACAAACAGTGCCTTAAGTTAACCTCGCGAACCGTCATACAAGCACGCATACAGGCACACAAAAAAGGCCGGCCTTCACTCACACCAAAAACAGTAAAAAAACATAACTACACACGCTGGAATGTCTGAggcgtagcctccgagatcgcgCTGCTGGTCTTGGAGGCTATAGTCCCAGGTACAACGGCAGCGTTCACTTTTTCTTCGCAGCGTCGCCGCTAGCGCCTTCGTGCTTAATTTCAATCGGGATGCTCTTTGGCTGCTCTTTGGGGGCGTTCTTACGCGGAGCTTCGAGTGCCAACAGTCCGTTGGGCTGCAGTTGACACTTCACGGTTTCGGGGTCGACGTCCTCGGGCAGGATGTAGCGTCGGGTGAACTCACGCTTCACGTAGCAGCCGCGGTCGTCAGACTTCTCCTCGTGCTTGCCGTGAATGACGACGCTGTTGTCCTGAGTCTTCACAGTGATTTCTTCCGGAGCGAAGTGCCTGGTGTCGACGCGGATGGCAAACTTGTCCGGTGTGCAAGCGACAGAAGTGCCCTGCAGTGCGGGGCAGACGCTACCGGACGTCTGCCGGTGGTGACGAGGATGGGCATAGTGGCGTCGGTGATAAAACGACGGGTCAAACAGCTCACCATCGAGGAGAGAACCTCCGAAGTCGTCGTCGAAGAAGCGCCTCGCCATGTCCGAGGGACACCGGGAACCGTGGTCGAGCAGAGGAAACAATGCCATGACGATTTTGCGAACTCTTGTTTCACGCACCGAGCCTTACGTGCAGAAGAGAGGTGCAAATCTGAACTAGTTGAGCGAGCAGACGCCGCTTATaaagcgtgtcgtctgcttcgaGAAGCGCGTTcgagaaagagcgagagaaacgGGACGCAGAACAGCAACAACCGCGAGCGCGACGTGATTGGTCCAGAGGAGTCACGTGGTGCGAGCGGTGTTTTGCTCGACGTGGGGACGAGAGAGAAGGTTCGCGATTGTTCTGGCTCGTTCTGTTCGTCATGCCAGCGCCCTGGTCATGCGGTGGCCTTggttttttgtcatttttgttttACGTTTTCCAATCCTGCTAAGCAccgctgcgccatctgtcgcctTCACAACAAACCAAAGCAGCGAAGTGAATCGCGATTAGTTGTTTCAAGTGACGTGAACATTCTTTCACAGTACGCGCTCGTCGatctttctcgtacattctcgcgATTTCCGAAGCGTCGTCTGCTATGACGCGACGTGAAACGCCCTTAGCTAGGAGTCGTTACATGAAAATTAATCCTTCTACTGTTGCTCAATGCAGCCAGCCGTCCCATAGTCATCAAAACAATGTTAATTTTCTCTCCCTAGTCAACTAGGCTAATAATACGTACGTAGAACATGTCTTAAATAAAAATCGGCGATCGAACTACTTGAGGAAGTTCAGCCTTCTTTGAGCATTGCGAGTCGTTTTGTTGACATGAATGTGTCCGCGCTTTCTGCCATAGTTGGTCTTGCTGGCGGTATCGACTGTTATGTTGTTCGCTACAACATGCTTTCACGTGTGATCATTTGGTGAACATAAGAACAATACAGAAAGgcagaaagaagagaaaggaaggaGAGTCAACAACGGTTGACATCGAAGGTCTTCTTGGGCGCATCAGTGTACCAGGGGGTTTGTTGATTAGACTTGCCCTCCCCATCGCTGGTCAAGTGGGTGCACTCCCCTCCCCCGCCCCTTTCCCcgaaaaatttctggctacgccactgaactGCACTACGTACACTATCTTCGAGATCGAGGATCGGTCTATATCTATTGTTGACTAAAGTCACACTTCCGGTTCCTTTCTAGGCGCGCGCAGTTTGAATAATTAAAGACATCTGGGTTTCATTTTGCCTTCTTTTGCGCTAATTACGCATTATTACCGCTCCGTACATAGCACTACGCTAACTTGGTGCAtctttttcgttccaagcttcattTTGACGCCTTTTTCGTTGTCCTACGTGCGCTAGGGCTCAGTGCGTCTAATTTGACGAGACGAAAGTGGCCAAATGCATAGATCCCACGAACACCAAATAGATCTGAAGTCTCGAAAGAATTCCTTCTCTTTAAAGCTGCTTACTACTTGTACTCTGTTCACTTACGGCTTACTCAGTTGACTTACTACTTACTTGACTGACTAGTAATAGACGGTAAGGAGACACCTCAAGGCCAGATACAACCACGTACAACACCATGTGGGCAGCAGTGACGTTTATTTGTCCCACAACCACAACAGTGGACCAGAACGGCGTCTGGCTAGCAtctcaatgaagaaaaaaaaaaaaaaaaaaaaaaaaaaaacattgtacgTACTTGCCGTACGAACCCGGCCGCCACCCGTGAACTCGGTGTCTTGTGGCGAGAAACGCTTAAGGTTCCTAGGACCACGAAGAAATCTAGGCTACATATAGGGTCGTTCGTGCACGAACAAGGggctactttttttatttttcctctgGCAGTACATGGCGAGTAAATTGGCACAGGCGAGTGCTTGGCTGAGAGGGCTATAGTAAATAAGTTACGGAACTCGCTCCGTgagctacataaaaaaaaaagaaaaaaaattgcgctgCTACTACACGCGGTCGTGATTGATAACCACGGTGATCATGACCTCGCCGATACATCACGTGGTCATCAAGTGAACGCATGATTCAATACGTGGTCACCGTGTGGTCATCACACAATGCATCACGTGACCATCATAACGTCATCATATGATCACGTATACACGTGATGAATACCACGTTACATCAGCGTCCCGTTCGCGATATGCTTGCGGCGAACCTACGGCGAGACCTCTATACTCAGATTATATATGAGTTATCGGTTAGGGACCGATTGACGGCGAAGTAAAGTTTAACGTTTATCAGTCTAACCGTACCTGCCGCGCCTATCTATATGGCACAAGTGCTGACAGATTCGTTTCCAGCGACATCTCGTCGTCCTCGTGAGTCGTGACGTTGAAACATGCACCTCGATTATCAGCTCCATAACGTAACCTTGTtcaataaatatgtcctaaataCTTCTTCTCGGAAGGCGTTTTTTACGGTGCAGACCAGGACATGATAGCCCAGTAACATGGAATAATCTAAGTTGAATGCTCACACTGCCCGGTTTTGGCGGTATTTATTccgtctttgttttttttttcgcgaacggTAGATATAACCTAAAACAACGTCAACGGTCGGCTAACCATGTATGCGCCTAATATCCGCGCTACACGCTTGAACTGACCAACAACATTGCTTCAAATGCGTGACAGCTGGTAGTGTTAATGAGCAACAGAGTGCCCCTCTCCGTGATTTCCCAATCCCACTAGTCTATCACCTCCTTCAACATCACCCAATTAACATATACGTGCTAAAGCTATAGTTCTGGTTCATTTGTACATTCCTTAGCATATGTCAGGAGAATTACAGCATCCCGATTATGCTGCGCGACATCCGCATTATCAAAATTTATACTATGCATTCGAAATTTGGTCGCAAACTAGACGCTTCGTGAACGATCTTCGGTGCCTTCAGTATACTGAGCCTCGAAGTTCCTCCTCACACCCTCACACACAAGAACCAGTGCTAATAGGTTTGTGTAAAGGATACGTCCTGTAGAGGATGGTTTAGAATTCATTGATGCACTAACCTAGCCTGAGTATCCGACCTACATATAATCATAATTATAGGAAGCGGGtgtctcttcctcttcttttttttttttccgtttcttATTCCCAAAATGTCGCACGGCCCGATCCTTCCATACATGAAGACACAATTTAGCCTACCTCAATTTGTACTCATATATATGCCGATATCTATATATAGGCCCTAGATGTTCAGATTCTTGAATTTGTACGTTCTGCCCTCAACCCCACTTATTTCTTACTTATATCAAACAACTCCCCCTATATCACAGATCTCCTTAGGCAGATTGGCTTAGGACGTATCGATAAATGTAAAGGTATTTATGATCGATTTGACGCAGCGCTTTTTGAAAGAGCGCGCAGCTTGCAGaaagaaatcgaaaaaaaaaaacaaagtaaaaaGAATAGAACTGAGTGAAATGGTATACTTGAAACAACGATCAATAGCGTTCGCGCGCGCTGCTCCAAATGAAGCATCCCAGGCGGTACGCTCCGTAACAGTAAAAGGAGTACTAAATAGTAACACACTCAAATACTATTGACCCCCCGCTTCCCACTGTTTCCTCGGGGtcacagcggcgcgccgcgcgcaGGATCGATAAGTTTTCGTAACAGACGACTCTCGTCTGGAACCGCGCGCCGACGCGCGATGCAGACGTATCAGTGCAAGCAATAAGCCTCGTGCCTCACACGTATCGGTCACATTTTTGCTACCATGCACTCTTTCTCACGTTTCATATTCTCACATACCATACACGTAATGTCATCACAGATTG contains the following coding sequences:
- the LOC119433310 gene encoding alpha-crystallin B chain — protein: MALFPLLDHGSRCPSDMARRFFDDDFGGSLLDGELFDPSFYHRRHYAHPRHHRQTSGSVCPALQGTSVACTPDKFAIRVDTRHFAPEEITVKTQDNSVVIHGKHEEKSDDRGCYVKREFTRRYILPEDVDPETVKCQLQPNGLLALEAPRKNAPKEQPKSIPIEIKHEGASGDAAKKK